A genomic region of Cannabis sativa cultivar Pink pepper isolate KNU-18-1 chromosome 1, ASM2916894v1, whole genome shotgun sequence contains the following coding sequences:
- the LOC133029150 gene encoding uncharacterized protein LOC133029150 encodes MGRWFCDCKPPLEVAIRTSKTMKNPGRRFKCCPIHKRNGGCDFFEWVDREMFRNCGGGCCIHGDWSGHEVSMGYCSVHQQRTAPCSHGVCTNGDVPTHCSSHHSHAPLEDYNESTSAFERGKYNYWIWFLGCVVIVVLYVMLF; translated from the exons ATGGGACGGTGGTTTTGCGATTGTAAACCACCATTGGAAGTTGCGATTCGCACCTCTAAGACGATGAAGAATCCTGGGAGAAGGTTCAAGTGCTGCCCAATCCATAag AGGAATGGTGGGTGCGATTTTTTCGAGTGGGTTGACAGGGAGATGTTTCGAAATTGTGGAGGTGGATGTTGTATCCATGGAGATTGGAGTGGGCATGAAGTTTCGATGGGGTACTGTTCTGTGCATCAACAAAGAACAGCCCCTTGCAGCCATGGAGTTTGTACAAATGGAGATGTTCCTACTCATTGTAGTAGTCATCACAGTCATGCACCTTTGGAAGATTATAATGAAAGCACATCTGCATTTGAAAGGGGAAAATATAATTATTGGATTTGGTTTTTAGGTTGTGTAGTTATAGTTGTACTCTATGTAATGTTGTTCTGA
- the LOC133033107 gene encoding uncharacterized protein LOC133033107 has protein sequence MAEIKEVNQAAYNWLAAKPPTEWTKAYFLEGVKCDVLLNNLCESFNNAILEARDKPIITLLEKLRYWLMCRFQKKRESVKKWKEEYGRNIWKIMEQNKKIASNCLVTQSTEVIFQVDCPGTVSYAVNLIEKTCSCRRYQLSGIPCGHALATIWQAGHQVKDYVSHFYKKEMMVKAYEGVIHPMPGPQFWPRSGLNPIQPPAETNLPGRPKKKRRRDVDEPPAANSTTLRRFGQVHKCSRCGVRGHNAKKCQADPTTQPAQPKKRGRPPSANPTDATKKRKERLMKQRQRDNAARLSDNANI, from the exons ATGGCAGAAATCAAGGAAGTTAATCAGGCTGCATACAATTGGTTAGCTGCTAAGCCACCAACAGAGTGGACAAAGGCCTATTTCTTAGAAGGTGTCAAGTGTGATGTTCTGCTCAACAACCTGTGTGAGTCTTTCAACAATGCAATACTTGAGGCTAGAGACAAGCCCATAATAACCCTGCTGGAGAAGTTAAGATATTGGCTCATGTGTAGgtttcaaaagaaaagagagagtgtgAAGAAATGGAAAGAGGAATATGGGAGAAACATATGGAAAATCATGGAGCAAAACAAGAAAATTGCTTCAAATTGTCTAGTAACACAGTCAACAGAAGTAATTTTCCAAGTGGACTGTCCTGGTACAGTTAGCTATGCTGTGAACTTAATTGAAAAAACCTGCAGCTGCAGAAGGTACCAACTTAGTGGAATACCATGTGGTCATGCATTAGCAACCATATGGCAAGCAGGGCATCAAGTGAAAGATTATGTCTCACACTTTTACAAGAAAGAGATGATGGTGAAGGCCTATGAAGGTGTCATACACCCAATGCCAGGACCACAGTTTTGGCCAAGATCAGGTCTCAATCCAATTCAACCACCAGCTGAGACAAACCTACCAGGAAGGCCAAAAAAGAAGAGAAGGAGAGATGTGGATGAACCACCAGCAGCAAATTCAACCACTTTAAGAAGATTTGGACAAGTTCACAAATGCAGTAGGTGTGGTGTTCGTGGCCATAATGCAAAAAAGTGTCAAGCTGATCCAACTACACAG CCTGCTCAGCCAAAGAAAAGGGGGAGACCACCATCTGCCAATCCAACTGATGCAACCAAGAAAAGAAAGGAAAGGTTGATGAAGCAAAGGCAAAGGGATAATGCTGCAAGGCTCTCTGATAATGCAAATATTTAG